One Armatimonadota bacterium genomic window carries:
- a CDS encoding transcriptional regulator, whose translation MKDHSRLKTLGPQAARLVTTLHERGRPIFTLADVKEITGLRPGPARAFMHKIAARGIAVRLRPGVFALIPFDLGRAREYLGNPYVVARELAGGTDYYLSHASAMDLHGMTTQPQLIIYTTSPRWRRSRSVLGTTFRFVYCKRARFFGTIPHWVEKHEQVTVSDPERTVLDGLRQPEYCGGITEIAKGLWMRRADLDPSKLVNYALRLGIGAVMRRLGYLMETYGLGTPRQLERLRRRLTPAYALLDPLLPREGKFLARWRLRLNVPPEELRAAVGT comes from the coding sequence ATGAAAGATCACTCGCGCCTCAAGACCCTGGGGCCGCAGGCGGCGCGCCTGGTGACCACCTTGCACGAACGGGGGCGGCCGATCTTCACCCTGGCCGACGTCAAGGAGATCACGGGCCTCAGGCCGGGGCCCGCCCGCGCCTTCATGCACAAGATCGCCGCCCGCGGCATCGCGGTCCGGCTGCGGCCTGGGGTCTTCGCGCTGATCCCGTTCGATCTGGGCCGCGCCCGCGAGTACTTGGGCAATCCCTACGTCGTGGCCCGCGAACTGGCGGGCGGGACAGACTACTACCTCTCCCACGCCTCTGCCATGGATCTCCACGGGATGACAACCCAGCCCCAGCTCATCATCTACACCACCTCTCCTCGGTGGCGACGCAGCCGGTCGGTACTCGGGACGACGTTCCGATTCGTCTACTGCAAGCGCGCGCGCTTCTTCGGCACCATCCCCCACTGGGTGGAGAAGCACGAGCAGGTCACCGTCAGCGACCCCGAGCGGACCGTGCTGGACGGCCTGCGCCAGCCCGAGTACTGCGGCGGCATCACCGAGATCGCGAAGGGCCTGTGGATGCGCCGAGCCGACCTCGATCCTTCGAAGCTCGTCAACTACGCCCTGCGGCTTGGCATCGGGGCCGTGATGCGACGGCTGGGGTATCTGATGGAGACGTATGGCCTGGGCACGCCGCGCCAGCTCGAACGACTCCGGCGGCGCCTCACGCCGGCCTACGCGCTGCTCGACCCACTCCTCCCGCGAGAAGGGAAGTTCCTCGCCCGATGGCGGCTGCGGCTCAACGTCCCTCCCGAGGAGCTGCGAGCGGCAGTCGGGACTTGA
- a CDS encoding nucleotidyl transferase AbiEii/AbiGii toxin family protein translates to MIPRRSLSLLSNRLAQAGGRRIPEAVLERDYCLAWFLVGLSRAPLRERLAFKGGTALKRCYFAGFRFSEDLDFTLTTETPFKVIREELDPVFAEIQRASGIIFRFVRQDRQPHANSHTFYLGYEGPLPAPAAGREVKVDITIRERVVFPLERRPVLRGYEEYTDLPGGTRVPVYSLGEIAAEKVVALMDRARAEPRDLYDAWFLLTGAHADPADLLAAVEAKWAFRGKTLQEVRGAFRAKEARYRRLWEPRLAPQMVELPPFEVVYRGVARTLRRAGVIR, encoded by the coding sequence GTGATCCCCCGGCGCAGCCTGTCCTTGCTCTCAAACCGCCTGGCCCAGGCAGGCGGCCGGCGGATCCCGGAGGCCGTGCTGGAGCGTGACTACTGCCTGGCGTGGTTCCTGGTCGGCCTCTCGCGCGCGCCGCTGCGAGAGCGCCTGGCGTTCAAGGGTGGGACCGCCCTTAAGCGTTGCTACTTCGCCGGCTTCCGGTTCTCCGAAGACCTCGACTTCACGTTGACCACCGAGACCCCGTTCAAGGTGATCCGCGAAGAGCTCGACCCCGTCTTCGCGGAGATCCAGCGCGCATCCGGGATCATCTTCCGGTTCGTCCGCCAGGACAGACAGCCCCACGCCAACAGCCACACCTTCTACCTCGGCTATGAGGGCCCGCTGCCCGCGCCCGCCGCCGGCAGGGAGGTCAAGGTAGATATCACGATCCGAGAACGCGTCGTCTTCCCTCTGGAGCGCCGCCCCGTCCTCCGGGGGTACGAGGAGTACACCGATCTGCCCGGGGGTACCAGGGTGCCGGTCTACTCGCTCGGCGAGATTGCCGCGGAGAAGGTCGTGGCACTGATGGACCGGGCCCGCGCGGAACCCCGCGACCTCTACGACGCGTGGTTCCTCCTGACCGGAGCGCACGCCGATCCCGCAGACCTCCTCGCCGCCGTCGAGGCGAAGTGGGCGTTCCGCGGGAAGACCCTTCAGGAGGTGCGGGGCGCGTTCCGGGCCAAGGAGGCCCGGTACCGGCGCCTCTGGGAACCGCGACTGGCCCCTCAGATGGTCGAGCTGCCTCCGTTCGAGGTCGTCTATCGCGGGGTAGCGCGGACCTTGCGTCGGGCTGGCGTGATCCGCTAG
- a CDS encoding M28 family peptidase gives MSQDALRHIEHLSVAIGPRGSCTDQERRASDYCAQVMRDLGYDVRVQPFRAARSGWAPFSIGAGLVLFSLLAFYLLLPSAGAQVPGGPGPGALVAGVRAAGRLLAALLALGTTVSILLQLAFRPNHLARLIPQGTSQNVCAVARPRGERRRTIVVSGHVDTHRTPLAMASPLAFRVFQALTTLGVISFVALAGLLTLAVVWPDVYSLRFALPPAAIVAVVLLVTLQPEFSRYVPGANDNASGAAAVLALAARLKDSPLDGTEVWLLNSGAEETGATGPVRLLEEYPGLRDADWLILDNIAGAGAGPCMITAEHVLLPMRADPSLLAAARAVAAARPDLGAYEHYYRGLFSEHSPLTAAGCRSLAIINFTPQGVLPDWHRPTDTFDRVDPGVLDRTEEFAWALLGYLDGQVRGQG, from the coding sequence ATGAGTCAGGACGCGCTCCGGCACATCGAGCACCTTTCTGTTGCCATCGGTCCCCGCGGGTCATGCACCGATCAGGAGCGCCGCGCCTCGGACTACTGCGCGCAGGTGATGCGCGACCTGGGCTACGACGTGCGCGTGCAGCCGTTCCGCGCCGCGCGCTCGGGATGGGCACCATTCTCGATCGGAGCGGGGCTGGTGCTCTTCAGCCTGCTTGCCTTCTATCTGCTCTTGCCGTCAGCAGGGGCGCAGGTCCCAGGAGGGCCGGGACCCGGCGCCCTCGTGGCCGGGGTACGGGCTGCCGGGAGGTTGCTGGCAGCCCTGCTCGCTCTGGGCACAACTGTCTCGATCCTGCTGCAACTCGCGTTCCGCCCTAACCATCTGGCTCGGCTCATACCGCAGGGCACCTCGCAGAACGTATGTGCGGTCGCGAGGCCGCGCGGCGAGCGTAGGCGCACCATCGTCGTCAGCGGGCACGTGGACACGCACCGCACGCCGCTGGCAATGGCATCGCCACTGGCGTTCCGCGTGTTCCAGGCGCTGACCACGCTGGGCGTGATCTCGTTTGTGGCGCTTGCCGGGCTGCTGACACTGGCCGTTGTGTGGCCGGATGTCTACAGCCTGCGGTTCGCGCTCCCGCCCGCGGCGATCGTGGCCGTGGTGCTCCTTGTCACCCTGCAGCCCGAGTTCAGCCGGTACGTGCCCGGGGCCAACGACAACGCTTCGGGCGCGGCCGCGGTCCTCGCCCTGGCCGCCCGGCTCAAGGATTCACCGCTGGACGGCACAGAGGTGTGGCTGCTGAACTCCGGCGCCGAGGAGACAGGCGCCACCGGCCCGGTGCGGCTGCTGGAGGAGTACCCCGGACTGAGGGACGCCGACTGGTTGATTCTCGACAACATCGCCGGGGCTGGGGCCGGGCCGTGCATGATCACTGCGGAGCACGTGCTGCTCCCGATGCGCGCAGATCCCTCGCTGCTGGCCGCGGCGCGCGCGGTGGCCGCAGCCCGCCCGGACCTCGGCGCATACGAGCACTACTACCGCGGGCTGTTCAGCGAGCACTCGCCGCTGACCGCCGCGGGCTGCCGCTCGCTGGCGATCATCAACTTTACCCCGCAGGGCGTGCTGCCCGACTGGCACCGGCCTACCGACACGTTTGACAGGGTAGACCCCGGTGTACTCGACCGTACCGAGGAGTTTGCCTGGGCGCTGCTGGGGTACTTGGACGGTCAGGTGCGAGGGCAGGGATAG
- a CDS encoding AI-2E family transporter: MDRSWLRPALWAAGLVAAVWVLGRLSTLVTATVVVAVTTFPIFPVVDRLETRARMPRGAAAGLALLGLAALLVLGVMSVIPWIIHQGQVLMALTPQGIAAVTEFLSGWQVRVAEPTFPHLLRTAWERAGETAVTAANAAVARTVNVAARSIGQIYLLLLVPFAVYFVLLDYRPARAATLSLISARDRARVEALLATLTTTLRWGLWAQVVVSSIVGTLTAAGLALAGVPGPLAIGAFAGVAEAIPYIGGFATYGVALLAAAPEGGAVWAWALLVVTLVKLLANVLVPLVIGRMTRIHPLAIIVALLALGQLFGLLGMFFAVPVVVVAREIIAWWRP; encoded by the coding sequence ATGGACCGATCGTGGCTCCGCCCCGCTCTCTGGGCCGCGGGCCTGGTTGCCGCCGTATGGGTGCTCGGTCGCCTCAGCACTCTGGTGACCGCGACCGTCGTCGTGGCCGTGACTACCTTCCCAATCTTCCCGGTTGTGGACCGGCTCGAGACCCGCGCCCGCATGCCGCGCGGCGCCGCGGCAGGGCTTGCGCTGCTGGGTCTGGCCGCGTTGCTGGTGCTGGGGGTGATGAGCGTCATCCCCTGGATCATCCATCAGGGACAGGTGTTGATGGCCCTGACGCCGCAGGGAATCGCCGCGGTGACCGAGTTCCTGTCAGGGTGGCAGGTTCGGGTGGCCGAGCCGACCTTCCCGCACCTGCTCCGCACCGCCTGGGAGCGCGCGGGTGAGACCGCTGTCACCGCCGCCAACGCCGCGGTAGCGCGGACCGTCAATGTGGCAGCCAGGAGCATCGGCCAGATCTACCTCCTGCTGCTCGTGCCCTTTGCGGTTTACTTCGTGCTCCTGGACTACAGGCCGGCGCGGGCCGCGACCCTGTCGCTGATTTCCGCGCGTGACCGCGCGCGCGTCGAGGCGCTGCTGGCAACGCTGACGACCACGCTGCGTTGGGGCCTGTGGGCGCAGGTCGTCGTCAGCTCGATCGTCGGTACCCTGACCGCTGCCGGGCTGGCGCTGGCCGGCGTTCCGGGTCCGCTGGCGATCGGCGCCTTCGCGGGCGTGGCCGAGGCCATTCCATACATCGGTGGCTTCGCCACCTACGGCGTCGCGTTGCTGGCGGCAGCCCCGGAGGGCGGCGCGGTCTGGGCGTGGGCGCTGCTGGTGGTAACGCTGGTGAAGCTGCTGGCCAACGTCCTGGTACCGCTGGTGATCGGCCGCATGACCCGCATTCATCCCCTGGCGATCATCGTCGCCCTGCTGGCGTTGGGGCAGCTCTTTGGATTGCTGGGGATGTTCTTCGCGGTACCGGTGGTTGTGGTGGCGCGCGAGATCATCGCGTGGTGGAGGCCCTGA